The genomic stretch tacTTTATAGAGCCATCttcaatatataataaatcCTATTAATATGCTTGAATGTGTCACATTCGGATGATTAATATGCACTGAATGCCCTCAACCCCAAACCAACATGTTTTGTCCAGAGAGACCAGGCTAGACAGTAcatctgtgtcctgtgtgagAGTGACCGTCTCTCTatcgttgtttttctttctgagagAAGTACCGCAGGAGGCGCCTCTGCGTCTCTTTCAGAGTTCATAACATAGCATTAGAGAAAATGTACTGAATGAGGCTTTAGGTGTATACATGTTGGCACAAGGACAAATGTGACCGCATACAAAAGTTGGTTAAACCCAAAGTAATACAGCCTTTCTTATTTAggatgagtttttttttaatctgctctTTCAGTAAAAATAATCTGCTTGTTGTAAATCACAGGAAACATATGATTATGGCCGACAGTGAGGAAGGAGTAGGATGACcactattaaataataaattcacAGCTTCAACTAAAAGTATGTAAGGACAAAAGCTAAACAACATCGACTTTAaaagtatgtatataaatatatatatattagtgaaAATGCTCTAACGCTAATTTTGAATAAACCTTGCCTAGCTGATCATGGCATACTGTTTATactttgtgtaaatattttttcaatATATATCTTTTGTTTGGAGAAAGATCTTTTCAGTTCTATTATTGCGCATTAAGTGTGATGCCATCTTTTACTTTGTTGGTTCGCCATCAAGTTCAGAAACGGATATATTGTACTCCAGCTGTACTAAATAACAGATGTTTATttagtgtaaaataaatgacaccACACATCCCGTCCATCCCTCGCTCCCTCATGCCAAAGTAACTAATGCATTTTGCTGGAGATCGTGAAGAGGGATTGGAAAAGGCTCAGTAGACATAATACTGCTGACGGAGGATATGGACATATGCATACTTCCTGTTCATCTGCTGGCTTTGACTACCATCTTCTTCTCCATTCAGtatgaaaaatgacaaacatttcCTCTGCAGCAATACACCTTATTTCACTCACAGTTGCTCATTGTTGCACCAAAGGGTCCGTATGTAatatttaaacaacaacatcatttaTAGACTAGAATAATtcatgagaaaaataataaccTTTGAAAAGAAAGACTTCATCTTTGGAAAATAGTTGTGGAGTTATGTTGATGCTTCTAGCTGCATTGTAGCCTCCACACACCTTACACATGATGCCCTTGTGTCCCACCCAGAACTCCATCAGACACAACCTTTCCTTGCACAGCCGCTTTGTGCGCATCCAAAACGAGGGAACGGGGAAAAGCTCCTGGTGGATGCTGAACCCGGAGGGGGGTAAGAGCGGAAAGTCACCTCGCCGCAGAGCTGCCTCCATGGACAACAACAGTAAGTTCACCAAGAGCAGAGGAAGGGCcacaaagaaaaaggtaaaCTTTCCCTTGTATTACCACTACACTCACTTACTCAAACAATCAATCGGTATAAAGGTTGGCAatattttcttctcatttttaacatttaatttatgttAAGTTACTGCGGACATTTTGTCACCTTTGGACATAGCTCGGCTAGCCAGGAGATTCCCAGTATAATATTGAGCTAGGCTAACCAATCAGTGGTGGTAACttcagatatgagagtggtgtCGGtgttctcatctaactcttggcaagcGAACGAATAAGCGcattccccaaaatgtcaaactattcccaTCATTTTGATGTAAGTTAATAATACACTGGTAATTCTTATGTCAGCCGGTGTAACCTTTAATGTTTTTCTGTCCTTAGATGTCTCTACAGGAAGCagatgagggaggagcaggCAGCCCTGGATCCCAGTACTCTAACTGGCTGGGAAGCCCAAACTCCCACAGTAACGAGGACTTTGAAGCCTGGAGCTCCTTCAGGACGCGCACCAGCTCTGACGCCAGCACGCTGAGTAGCTGCCATTCACCTTTTCCTTCTGAACAGGATGACCTGGGGGAGTctgatggtcacatgatgtacCCTGGGGCAGCGGGGAGCAAGATAACCTCCACCCTGCCCAGCCTGTCTGAGGTCGCTGGATCCATGGGCCAACATGGCTCCGAGAGAGTCATGGAGAGTCTGCTGGACAACCTGAGCGTGCTGTCTCCTAAAGCCCAGCTAGGGTCTGACTCCCCACATTCATCAAATGCTGCCATGCTTCAGAGTCCCTACAGCTCCACTGGCTTGACCCCGCACCCACAGAAGGACTACCGTAAGTGCATGTACAGCCAGGTGAGGATGAACTCCCTGACTCCTGCTCCCATGCAGATGCTTCCAGAGACCAAGCCAGGCTTTAGGGTTTATGAAAACCAGTATATTTGTCCTGCTGGCCTCCTCAAAGAGCTGCTGACCTCAGACGCAGAAGCCAGTAGAGATACACAGGTGTCTCAAGTGGGGAGGGGAGGTTGTCTAATGCCCACTTACAGCCGCCAGAGCCACATGGGGTGTCATAATGGAGTAAAAATGATGACTCCTCCTCAAAGACATTTAGTTCCTCATGTAAATCCACAAGATATACATAGCCAGGGTCCTTCAACCTCACAAGATTTGAATAACTGTAACATGATCCCCCTGACGAGCCTGACTAGTCTTTCAGGGGCCCCTCCTCGAATGACCAGCCTGAGGACATTCGTGCAGTTCCCGCGTGGACACCCAACACACAATAACGCTGTTTCGGCGAGCTA from Cyclopterus lumpus isolate fCycLum1 chromosome 14, fCycLum1.pri, whole genome shotgun sequence encodes the following:
- the LOC117742401 gene encoding forkhead box protein O1-A-like, whose amino-acid sequence is MAEVPPPQPVEIDPEFEPLSRPRSCTWPLPRPELSDPASSNTSSPAPSLQQEPGGNSEFISNLGLLEEDYEEYADQKPPVPGNEFQCREGNCVQPHHHHHHHHHPPPPPPPPPPPLQLPGPQQQVPPPGVAPLGNSGQRKSSSSRRNAWGNMSYADLITKAIDSSPEKRLTLSQIYDWMVKNVPYFKDKGDSNSSAGWKNSIRHNLSLHSRFVRIQNEGTGKSSWWMLNPEGGKSGKSPRRRAASMDNNSKFTKSRGRATKKKMSLQEADEGGAGSPGSQYSNWLGSPNSHSNEDFEAWSSFRTRTSSDASTLSSCHSPFPSEQDDLGESDGHMMYPGAAGSKITSTLPSLSEVAGSMGQHGSERVMESLLDNLSVLSPKAQLGSDSPHSSNAAMLQSPYSSTGLTPHPQKDYRKCMYSQVRMNSLTPAPMQMLPETKPGFRVYENQYICPAGLLKELLTSDAEASRDTQVSQVGRGGCLMPTYSRQSHMGCHNGVKMMTPPQRHLVPHVNPQDIHSQGPSTSQDLNNCNMIPLTSLTSLSGAPPRMTSLRTFVQFPRGHPTHNNAVSASYGSNSGYRELNFIHPHSHHQERLPSDLDNVSIERFECDMETVLHDTLMDGGALDFNFDPTAGPHGYPQRVKTTTHSWVSG